One window from the genome of Musa acuminata AAA Group cultivar baxijiao chromosome BXJ1-4, Cavendish_Baxijiao_AAA, whole genome shotgun sequence encodes:
- the LOC135584829 gene encoding uncharacterized protein LOC135584829 isoform X1 — MSSVEKKRGVPMKGEVDGVSASKEVRESKKEKRRRLILSDTDSDDCLVSLQEVDCETAQNGDSLSIGEDNGVEGMKEKENEKEKVEVERKKKKVLRLDVVKPSEEFVVADKNEVIEPVLERKRSREPADVEGSAKRPKRDFSELGRILKTANGGNKSKTYSSHGDDKKEMKVDVDIKPLVPASRERYGVENHIQSNSHSIHKKEDEKVKSIESSGDQALQMKDGSSSFASKKRADTSISLCKDGVLRVQGKGGVLRVLPSNKKVDGFGNLHSKSKVEGKSNTFISPRIATRSTLKKSSLSPDRRVHEKSSSGATLNKHESKKAKVDIAEESTYKKPKTDSPKREKKRSDMPRGRAGFKIKGGTSMKTAFMAKQELSKASVTRNTEKQKLRDQIKAILLNAGWTIDLRPRKGRNYEDSVYIPPEGQGGYWSITKAYAVYQEQLNRSCNERRKNSSERSSRTSAGNDYVVPMESLNILKRVVNKRRNQELEETQRSKKKEKKTSDLRHPRDQDTQDKLDEIRGRKKSNCALASNTKTAVGSIAHKHFRKGRNKQRGCALLVRGSNQEAEDEENDYVPYVWTRTVLSWMIDMGVLHINGKVKYMNQRRTKTKLEGWITRDGIYCSCCSKILTVSKFELHAGSKLLQPLQNIYLEDGGLSLLQCQLDAWKKQDESERQGFYIVDVSGDDPNDDTCGICGDGGDLICCDGCPSTFHLSCLGIEKLPPGDWHCTNCCCRYCGRISVDTIPETDETVSSLLSCHHCEAKYHQDCVPETESISATSKSRRISFCSQSCSKVFKWLQKILGTKNELEAGFSWSVIRRFDEDAFEFPLMSQLKVECNSKIAVALAVMDECFLPIVDQRSGVNLIHNVIYNCGSNFNRLNYRGFYSFILERGDEIISVASVRIHGTRLAEMPFIGTRNMYRRQGMCRRLLDGIESALFSLNVQKLVIPAISELKDTWTNVFGFKPLEVSQELEVRSINMLVFPGTGLLQKPLLMMHSSEQCAPIDGVDMVEYDIKHQHQTKSTYESSESSSVEPNLYNSGQAVVHCVNATQDTGSGLSSFKVSPGSSDSPRSECKSQEYKSLVMGGDRDTHNFPESDLTNSHDEDKSQIDFSTRELTLSDNHGEKSTEANTLTDLQESNAVSKHVSPKGFASDIQKSGASSLNMLPTQCNSLQHKYEDHCTPPDFVTVTPKPGIEIIAELQICSLESTSTPLHYESHVRTKAHSPNSARGNGQISPESTHDATNHHEKSLLDHLEPSIHVDSKEMMYSIHAVEAKGAALDPNSSLNDEDSEPFAFEIVSRPINAAAGKENSSSYKSCAVTVSDKSTRLSIQHSSLDRVSITNGTVCESNLSHVVKSCKIQGDIEHSDMTCSLMLDPGIKGIPPVLTTSFEVSAEPVDYGLCAVHDASVDIKKFDTGSESSQ, encoded by the exons ATGTCTTCCGTGGAGAAGAAGAGGGGCGTTCCGATGAAGGGGGAAGTAGACGGGGTGTCTGCGTCGAAGGAGGTCCGTGAAtcaaaaaaggagaagaggaggcggCTGATTTTGAGTGATACGGATTCGGACGATTGCTTGGTTTCTCTTCAGGAGGTAGATTGCGAGACGGCCCAGAATGGAGACAGCTTGAGCATCGGCGAGGACAATGGCGTGGAAGGGATGAAGGAGAAGGAGAACGAGAAGGAGAAggttgaggtggagaggaagaaaaagaaggtttTGAGGTTAGATGTCGTGAAGCCAAGTGAAGAGTTCGTAGTTGCTGACAAGAACGAAGTTATTGAGCCGGTCTTGGAGAGAAAGAGAAGTAGGGAGCCTGCTGATGTGGAGGGCTCTGCAAAAAGACCAAAAAGGGATTTTTCGGAGCTAGGACGAATTCTAAAAACTGCAAATGGTGGAAATAAATCAAAAACCTATTCTTCACATGGTGATGACAAAAAGGAGATGAAGGTGGACGTTGATATCAAACCCCTAGTCCCCGCAAGTAGAGAGAGGTATGGGGTGGAGAATCACATACAGTCAAACTCACACAGTATTCACAAGAAGGAAGATGAAAAAGTCAAGTCCATAGAATCTTCAGGTGATCAAGCACTTCAGATGAAAGATGGTAGCAGCAGTTTTGCTTCCAAAAAAAGAGCAGATACTAGCATTTCTCTGTGTAAAGACGGTGTTCTGAGGGTGCAGGGGAAAGGTGGTGTCTTGAGGGTCTTACCAAGTAATAAAAAGGTAGATGGGTTTGGCAATCTCCATTCTAAGAGCAAAGTCGAGGGAAAATCAAACACTTTCATCTCTCCCAGGATTGCTACTCGTAGTACATTGAAGAAATCATCCCTTTCTCCGGATAGAAGAGTTCATGAAAAATCAAGTTCAGGAGCTACTTTGAATAAACATGAATCGAAAAAGGCAAAAGTTGATATTGCTGAGGAAAGCACATATAAAAAACCAAAAACTGATtctccaaaaagagaaaaaaagagatcAGATATGCCAAGGGGAAGGGCTGGTTTCAAAATAAAGGGTGGCACCAGTATGAAAACTGCTTTTATGGCAAAACAAGAATTAAGTAAAGCAAGTGTAACTCGCAACACTGAGAAACAGAAACTCAGAGATCAGATAAAAGCCATACTTCTTAATGCTGGTTGGACAATAGATCTGAGGCCAAGGAAAGGCAGAAACTATGAAGATTCTGTTTACATACCTCCTGAAGGACAAGGTGGTTATTGGTCAATTACAAAGGCTTATGCCGTGTACCAGGAACAACTAAACAGATCATGTAATGAGCGCCGTAAGAATTCTTCTGAAAGGTCCTCCAGGACATCTGCTGGGAATGACTATGTTGTACCAATGGAGTCCCTAAATATACTGAAGAGAGTCGTCAACAAGAGAAGGAACCAAGAGCTTGAAGAAACTCAGAGgagcaaaaagaaggaaaagaaaacttcTGACCTTAGGCATCCTAGAGATCAGGATACTCAGGATAAGCTTGATGAAATTAGAGGCAGAAAGAAGTCAAATTGTGCCTTAGCATCAAACACTAAAACTGCTGTTGGTTCCATAGCACATAAGCATTTTCGAAAAGGAAGAAACAAACAGAGAGGATGTGCTTTATTGGTTCGTGGTAGTAACCAGGAGGCAGAAGATGAAGAAAATGATTACGTTCCATATGTTTGGACAAGAACAGTTCTCTCATGGATGATAGATATGGGTGTCCTGCATATTAATGGAAAAGTTAAATACATGAACCAGAGAAGAACAAAGACAAAATTAGAAGGCTGGATAACGAGAGATGGCATTTATTGTAGTTGTTGTAGTAAAATTCTTACTGTTTCAAAGTTCGAACTTCATGCTGGAAGCAAACTTCTCCAGCCATTGCAAAACATATATCTGGAGGATGGAGGACTTTCCCTATTGCAGTGTCAACTAGATGCATGGAAAAAACAGGATGAGTCTGAACGCCAAGGATTCTACATTGTTGATGTAAGTGGTGATGACCCTAATGATGATACTTGTGGTATCTGTGGTGATGGTGGTGACTTGATCTGTTGTGATGGTTGTCCTTCAACATTCCATCTGAGTTGCTTGGGCATTGAG AAGCTTCCTCCTGGAGATTGGCACTGTACAAACTGCTGCTGCAGGTACTGTGGGAGAATTTCTGTTGACACTATTCCAGAGACTGATGAAACTGTTTCTTCATTACTCTCTTGCCACCATTGTGAGGCAAAAT ATCACCAAGACTGTGTTCCTGAGACAGAATCTATTTCTGCAACTTCCAAGAGTCGACGCATTTCTTTTTGTTCCCAAAGTTGCAGTAAG GTTTTCAAATGGTTACAGAAGATTCTCGGGACCAAGAATGAACTGGAAGCAGGATTCTCATGGAGTGTCATAAGGCGTTTTGATGAAGATGCCTTCGAATTCCCATTGATGTCACAGCTGAAGGTTGAATGCAACTCAAAGATTGCTGTTGCCCTTGCAGTTATGGACGAGTGTTTTCTTCCAATTGTTGACCAGAGAAGTGGCGTTAACCTGATTCATAATGTCATATATAACTGTGG ATCAAATTTCAATCGGCTGAACTATAGGGGTTTCTACTCTTTTATTTTGGAGCGAGGTGATGAAATTATTTCTGTGGCATCTGTCAG AATCCATGGAACCAGGCTAGCTGAAATGCCTTTCATTGGGACAAGAAACATGTATAGACGTCAAGGGATGTGCCGTCGGCTTCTTGATGGAATTGAATCA GCCCTCTTCTCTCTCAATGTCCAAAAGCTGGTTATACCTGCTATTTCTGAATTGAAGGACACTTGGACTAATGTCTTTGGCTTCAAGCCTCTTGAGGTTTCACAAGAACTAGAAGTTAGGTCCATAAATATGCTGGTTTTTCCTGGTACTGGTTTATTACAGAAGCCGCTGCTAATGATGCACTCTTCTGAACAATGTGCACCTATTGATGGAG TTGACATGGTTGAGTATGACATCAAACATCAGCACCAGACAAAGTCAACCTATGAATCTTCTGAGTCTTCATCTGTCGAGCCCAACCTCTATAATTCTGGTCAGGCTGTTGTCCACTGTGTAAATGCAACTCAAGATACTGGATCTGGCTTGTCGTCTTTTAAAGTTTCACCTGGTTCTTCTGATTCTCCTCGATCAGAATGTAAATCTCAAGAATATAAGTCTTTAGTGATGGGTGGTGATAGGGACACACACAATTTTCCTGAGAGTGATTTGACAAATTCACATGATGAAGATAAATCTCAAATTGATTTTTCAACTAGAGAGCTAACTTTGTCTGATAATCATGGAGAGAAAAGTACAGAAGCTAATACTCTCACTGATCTGCAAGAAAGCAATGCTGTTTCTAAGCATGTGTCTCCAAAAGGTTTTGCCTCTGATATTCAAAAGTCAGGAGCTTCTTCACTTAACATGCTTCCCACTCAGTGTAACTCGTTGCAGCATAAATATGAGGATCATTGTACTCCGCCAGACTTTGTTACTGTCACACCAAAACCTGGTATTGAGATTATTGCAGAACTTCAAATATGCTCCTTGGAGTCTACCTCAACTCCTCTTCATTATGAATCTCATGTGAGAACCAAAGCCCATTCTCCAAATTCAGCCAGGGGCAATGGTCAAATATCTCCTGAATCTACCCATGATGCAACAAATCATCATGAAAAATCTCTTTTGGATCATTTAGAACCGAGCATTCATGTTGATAGCAAAGAAATGATGTATAGCATTCATGCAGTAGAAGCTAAAggcgctgctcttgatcctaattcctctttaaatgatgaggacTCTGAACCTTTTGCTTTTGAGATTGTTAGTAGACCTATCAATGCTGCTGCTGGAAAAGAAAATAGTTCTTCTTACAAAAGTTGTGCAGTTACTGTTTCTGATAAAAGCACTAGGCTTTCCATACAACACAGTAGTTTAGACAGGGTTTCCATAACAAACGGTACTGTTTGTGAATCAAACTTATCTCATGTTGTTAAAAGTTGCAAAATACAAGGTGATATTGAGCACTCTGACATGACTTGTTCTCTGATGCTAGATCCAGGTATCAAAGGTATTCCACCTGTTTTAACAACCTCCTTTGAGGTTTCTGCCGAGCCTGTTGATTATGGTTTATGTGCTGTTCATGATGCTTCTGTGGATATAAAAAAGTTTGACACTGGTTCTGAATCTTCTCAGTAG
- the LOC135584829 gene encoding uncharacterized protein LOC135584829 isoform X2, giving the protein MSSVEKKRGVPMKGEVDGVSASKEVRESKKEKRRRLILSDTDSDDCLVSLQEVDCETAQNGDSLSIGEDNGVEGMKEKENEKEKVEVERKKKKVLRLDVVKPSEEFVVADKNEVIEPVLERKRSREPADVEGSAKRPKRDFSELGRILKTANGGNKSKTYSSHGDDKKEMKVDVDIKPLVPASRERYGVENHIQSNSHSIHKKEDEKVKSIESSGDQALQMKDGSSSFASKKRADTSISLCKDGVLRVQGKGGVLRVLPSNKKVDGFGNLHSKSKVEGKSNTFISPRIATRSTLKKSSLSPDRRVHEKSSSGATLNKHESKKAKVDIAEESTYKKPKTDSPKREKKRSDMPRGRAGFKIKGGTSMKTAFMAKQELSKASVTRNTEKQKLRDQIKAILLNAGWTIDLRPRKGRNYEDSVYIPPEGQGGYWSITKAYAVYQEQLNRSCNERRKNSSERSSRTSAGNDYVVPMESLNILKRVVNKRRNQELEETQRSKKKEKKTSDLRHPRDQDTQDKLDEIRGRKKSNCALASNTKTAVGSIAHKHFRKGRNKQRGCALLVRGSNQEAEDEENDYVPYVWTRTVLSWMIDMGVLHINGKVKYMNQRRTKTKLEGWITRDGIYCSCCSKILTVSKFELHAGSKLLQPLQNIYLEDGGLSLLQCQLDAWKKQDESERQGFYIVDVSGDDPNDDTCGICGDGGDLICCDGCPSTFHLSCLGIEKLPPGDWHCTNCCCRYCGRISVDTIPETDETVSSLLSCHHCEAKYHQDCVPETESISATSKSRRISFCSQSCSKVFKWLQKILGTKNELEAGFSWSVIRRFDEDAFEFPLMSQLKVECNSKIAVALAVMDECFLPIVDQRSGVNLIHNVIYNCGSNFNRLNYRGFYSFILERGDEIISVASVRIHGTRLAEMPFIGTRNMYRRQGMCRRLLDGIESALFSLNVQKLVIPAISELKDTWTNVFGFKPLEVSQELEVRSINMLVFPGTGLLQKPLLMMHSSEQCAPIDGVDMVEYDIKHQHQTKSTYESSESSSVEPNLYNSGQAVVHCVNATQDTGSGLSSFKVSPGSSDSPRSECKSQEYKSLVMGGDRDTHNFPESDLTNSHDEDKSQIDFSTRELTLSDNHGEKSTEANTLTDLQESNAVSKHVSPKGFASDIQKSGASSLNMLPTQCNSLQHKYEDHCTPPDFVTVTPKPGIEIIAELQICSLESTSTPLHYESHVRTKAHSPNSARGNGQISPESTHDATNHHEKSLLDHLEPSIHVDSKEMMYSIHAVEAKGAALDPNSSLNDEDSEPFAFEIVSRPINAAAGKENSSSYKSCAVTVSDKSTRLSIQHSSLDRVSITNDPGIKGIPPVLTTSFEVSAEPVDYGLCAVHDASVDIKKFDTGSESSQ; this is encoded by the exons ATGTCTTCCGTGGAGAAGAAGAGGGGCGTTCCGATGAAGGGGGAAGTAGACGGGGTGTCTGCGTCGAAGGAGGTCCGTGAAtcaaaaaaggagaagaggaggcggCTGATTTTGAGTGATACGGATTCGGACGATTGCTTGGTTTCTCTTCAGGAGGTAGATTGCGAGACGGCCCAGAATGGAGACAGCTTGAGCATCGGCGAGGACAATGGCGTGGAAGGGATGAAGGAGAAGGAGAACGAGAAGGAGAAggttgaggtggagaggaagaaaaagaaggtttTGAGGTTAGATGTCGTGAAGCCAAGTGAAGAGTTCGTAGTTGCTGACAAGAACGAAGTTATTGAGCCGGTCTTGGAGAGAAAGAGAAGTAGGGAGCCTGCTGATGTGGAGGGCTCTGCAAAAAGACCAAAAAGGGATTTTTCGGAGCTAGGACGAATTCTAAAAACTGCAAATGGTGGAAATAAATCAAAAACCTATTCTTCACATGGTGATGACAAAAAGGAGATGAAGGTGGACGTTGATATCAAACCCCTAGTCCCCGCAAGTAGAGAGAGGTATGGGGTGGAGAATCACATACAGTCAAACTCACACAGTATTCACAAGAAGGAAGATGAAAAAGTCAAGTCCATAGAATCTTCAGGTGATCAAGCACTTCAGATGAAAGATGGTAGCAGCAGTTTTGCTTCCAAAAAAAGAGCAGATACTAGCATTTCTCTGTGTAAAGACGGTGTTCTGAGGGTGCAGGGGAAAGGTGGTGTCTTGAGGGTCTTACCAAGTAATAAAAAGGTAGATGGGTTTGGCAATCTCCATTCTAAGAGCAAAGTCGAGGGAAAATCAAACACTTTCATCTCTCCCAGGATTGCTACTCGTAGTACATTGAAGAAATCATCCCTTTCTCCGGATAGAAGAGTTCATGAAAAATCAAGTTCAGGAGCTACTTTGAATAAACATGAATCGAAAAAGGCAAAAGTTGATATTGCTGAGGAAAGCACATATAAAAAACCAAAAACTGATtctccaaaaagagaaaaaaagagatcAGATATGCCAAGGGGAAGGGCTGGTTTCAAAATAAAGGGTGGCACCAGTATGAAAACTGCTTTTATGGCAAAACAAGAATTAAGTAAAGCAAGTGTAACTCGCAACACTGAGAAACAGAAACTCAGAGATCAGATAAAAGCCATACTTCTTAATGCTGGTTGGACAATAGATCTGAGGCCAAGGAAAGGCAGAAACTATGAAGATTCTGTTTACATACCTCCTGAAGGACAAGGTGGTTATTGGTCAATTACAAAGGCTTATGCCGTGTACCAGGAACAACTAAACAGATCATGTAATGAGCGCCGTAAGAATTCTTCTGAAAGGTCCTCCAGGACATCTGCTGGGAATGACTATGTTGTACCAATGGAGTCCCTAAATATACTGAAGAGAGTCGTCAACAAGAGAAGGAACCAAGAGCTTGAAGAAACTCAGAGgagcaaaaagaaggaaaagaaaacttcTGACCTTAGGCATCCTAGAGATCAGGATACTCAGGATAAGCTTGATGAAATTAGAGGCAGAAAGAAGTCAAATTGTGCCTTAGCATCAAACACTAAAACTGCTGTTGGTTCCATAGCACATAAGCATTTTCGAAAAGGAAGAAACAAACAGAGAGGATGTGCTTTATTGGTTCGTGGTAGTAACCAGGAGGCAGAAGATGAAGAAAATGATTACGTTCCATATGTTTGGACAAGAACAGTTCTCTCATGGATGATAGATATGGGTGTCCTGCATATTAATGGAAAAGTTAAATACATGAACCAGAGAAGAACAAAGACAAAATTAGAAGGCTGGATAACGAGAGATGGCATTTATTGTAGTTGTTGTAGTAAAATTCTTACTGTTTCAAAGTTCGAACTTCATGCTGGAAGCAAACTTCTCCAGCCATTGCAAAACATATATCTGGAGGATGGAGGACTTTCCCTATTGCAGTGTCAACTAGATGCATGGAAAAAACAGGATGAGTCTGAACGCCAAGGATTCTACATTGTTGATGTAAGTGGTGATGACCCTAATGATGATACTTGTGGTATCTGTGGTGATGGTGGTGACTTGATCTGTTGTGATGGTTGTCCTTCAACATTCCATCTGAGTTGCTTGGGCATTGAG AAGCTTCCTCCTGGAGATTGGCACTGTACAAACTGCTGCTGCAGGTACTGTGGGAGAATTTCTGTTGACACTATTCCAGAGACTGATGAAACTGTTTCTTCATTACTCTCTTGCCACCATTGTGAGGCAAAAT ATCACCAAGACTGTGTTCCTGAGACAGAATCTATTTCTGCAACTTCCAAGAGTCGACGCATTTCTTTTTGTTCCCAAAGTTGCAGTAAG GTTTTCAAATGGTTACAGAAGATTCTCGGGACCAAGAATGAACTGGAAGCAGGATTCTCATGGAGTGTCATAAGGCGTTTTGATGAAGATGCCTTCGAATTCCCATTGATGTCACAGCTGAAGGTTGAATGCAACTCAAAGATTGCTGTTGCCCTTGCAGTTATGGACGAGTGTTTTCTTCCAATTGTTGACCAGAGAAGTGGCGTTAACCTGATTCATAATGTCATATATAACTGTGG ATCAAATTTCAATCGGCTGAACTATAGGGGTTTCTACTCTTTTATTTTGGAGCGAGGTGATGAAATTATTTCTGTGGCATCTGTCAG AATCCATGGAACCAGGCTAGCTGAAATGCCTTTCATTGGGACAAGAAACATGTATAGACGTCAAGGGATGTGCCGTCGGCTTCTTGATGGAATTGAATCA GCCCTCTTCTCTCTCAATGTCCAAAAGCTGGTTATACCTGCTATTTCTGAATTGAAGGACACTTGGACTAATGTCTTTGGCTTCAAGCCTCTTGAGGTTTCACAAGAACTAGAAGTTAGGTCCATAAATATGCTGGTTTTTCCTGGTACTGGTTTATTACAGAAGCCGCTGCTAATGATGCACTCTTCTGAACAATGTGCACCTATTGATGGAG TTGACATGGTTGAGTATGACATCAAACATCAGCACCAGACAAAGTCAACCTATGAATCTTCTGAGTCTTCATCTGTCGAGCCCAACCTCTATAATTCTGGTCAGGCTGTTGTCCACTGTGTAAATGCAACTCAAGATACTGGATCTGGCTTGTCGTCTTTTAAAGTTTCACCTGGTTCTTCTGATTCTCCTCGATCAGAATGTAAATCTCAAGAATATAAGTCTTTAGTGATGGGTGGTGATAGGGACACACACAATTTTCCTGAGAGTGATTTGACAAATTCACATGATGAAGATAAATCTCAAATTGATTTTTCAACTAGAGAGCTAACTTTGTCTGATAATCATGGAGAGAAAAGTACAGAAGCTAATACTCTCACTGATCTGCAAGAAAGCAATGCTGTTTCTAAGCATGTGTCTCCAAAAGGTTTTGCCTCTGATATTCAAAAGTCAGGAGCTTCTTCACTTAACATGCTTCCCACTCAGTGTAACTCGTTGCAGCATAAATATGAGGATCATTGTACTCCGCCAGACTTTGTTACTGTCACACCAAAACCTGGTATTGAGATTATTGCAGAACTTCAAATATGCTCCTTGGAGTCTACCTCAACTCCTCTTCATTATGAATCTCATGTGAGAACCAAAGCCCATTCTCCAAATTCAGCCAGGGGCAATGGTCAAATATCTCCTGAATCTACCCATGATGCAACAAATCATCATGAAAAATCTCTTTTGGATCATTTAGAACCGAGCATTCATGTTGATAGCAAAGAAATGATGTATAGCATTCATGCAGTAGAAGCTAAAggcgctgctcttgatcctaattcctctttaaatgatgaggacTCTGAACCTTTTGCTTTTGAGATTGTTAGTAGACCTATCAATGCTGCTGCTGGAAAAGAAAATAGTTCTTCTTACAAAAGTTGTGCAGTTACTGTTTCTGATAAAAGCACTAGGCTTTCCATACAACACAGTAGTTTAGACAGGGTTTCCATAACAAACG ATCCAGGTATCAAAGGTATTCCACCTGTTTTAACAACCTCCTTTGAGGTTTCTGCCGAGCCTGTTGATTATGGTTTATGTGCTGTTCATGATGCTTCTGTGGATATAAAAAAGTTTGACACTGGTTCTGAATCTTCTCAGTAG